A single region of the Deltaproteobacteria bacterium genome encodes:
- a CDS encoding penicillin acylase family protein, translating into MIRGRVKEWGGTTINAGMWAPKNPFPFESGGVIRMVVDFPDPENSPIISPPGRSGQYRSPHHGDQAEPWARGRQIPIHFHKTEKLDKPLIFKPDQVK; encoded by the coding sequence TTGATTCGCGGAAGGGTCAAGGAGTGGGGCGGCACCACCATCAACGCCGGCATGTGGGCCCCCAAGAATCCGTTTCCTTTTGAATCCGGAGGGGTCATCCGCATGGTGGTTGATTTCCCAGACCCGGAGAATTCACCCATTATCAGCCCTCCGGGCCGGTCAGGACAATACAGGAGTCCCCATCACGGCGATCAGGCCGAGCCCTGGGCCCGGGGAAGACAGATTCCCATTCATTTTCATAAGACGGAAAAACTGGATAAACCCTTGATATTCAAGCCTGACCAAGTGAAGTGA
- a CDS encoding ATP-binding protein has product MPSDYTVSDDASLEELMAYPAVLNQHLQFFEDTSEVSVPDDPIEKVIFQTRAKDAVRKIAQNKGHVLMVGRPGTGKSMIANMFNEVLDRSMGDYLRPRDSIIAYPGKDKNHIRIAYENPHKIDAYISEIHASIESAQESVGEFSLSEQIRSVRKVRWGLLIMAGVSVAAGLFFPPAFIAAGLAGIGAIFMYMQENNHRAQEKIQRENLLGKRNEMKHILDMVPEVLYDPTKDKDLMARISEPSARNMKGGFRHDPYQSGHLHTPAHKRAFLGAHAKAPIIYIDELKTLIKTGYMSDLLEIMQNKRFVLEGGRSTGSGAADRSEDSLKADNIIIACCNHDTLAYLRKEGDGAFMSRIEDRGEVIQMESAVPETPENIMQVARYIKQETIDLGREFENAWGEVLKKEGHDGVRERCEKIIGKSLPPDYRLEQRDFSRGAVLEIIKELRSRASDRKLSAILRPINGIIKTAEFEAILKNSPLVEASHVRTALNTHMSLEGALSKEIFESRKDLKKYITSMTDAVGYVVGLAVIRSISSGETHGMPLPIHCQINGGAADTMVAPGNLGDIAKAACQNVRASIKKVLEKAGAPYVGYEMYVDYIQAHGGVEGDSASIAIDIALISDYLGQPVNQKFGVTGSLTGEIILAVGGVTEKIRSIMDPSLGMEGACIPWQNRHDVEPLLINTGFESIRESGIPGIRIFRNQGDKHPFDIYFCKTKYNAYQIMMGLGREEVKRRMAERSKRDWACSQAMTHH; this is encoded by the coding sequence ATGCCCAGTGATTACACCGTAAGCGACGATGCCTCTCTTGAGGAGCTGATGGCCTACCCGGCCGTTCTAAATCAGCACCTCCAGTTTTTTGAGGACACCTCAGAGGTATCCGTGCCCGATGACCCCATTGAGAAGGTGATTTTTCAGACCAGGGCAAAGGACGCGGTCCGAAAAATTGCTCAGAACAAGGGCCACGTTCTGATGGTCGGGCGGCCGGGGACCGGAAAATCGATGATCGCCAACATGTTCAACGAGGTGCTGGACAGGTCCATGGGCGATTATCTGAGGCCGCGCGATTCGATCATCGCCTATCCTGGAAAAGACAAAAATCACATACGGATTGCATATGAGAATCCTCACAAGATAGATGCATATATCTCCGAAATACATGCGTCCATTGAATCTGCCCAGGAGAGCGTGGGCGAATTCAGCCTGTCGGAACAGATCCGCTCTGTGAGAAAAGTGAGATGGGGGCTTCTCATCATGGCAGGCGTGAGCGTGGCGGCAGGGCTCTTTTTTCCGCCTGCGTTTATTGCTGCCGGGCTTGCAGGCATTGGAGCCATATTTATGTATATGCAGGAAAATAACCATAGGGCTCAGGAAAAAATTCAACGGGAAAACCTGCTCGGCAAACGGAACGAGATGAAGCACATCCTCGATATGGTTCCTGAAGTCTTATATGATCCTACAAAAGATAAGGACCTGATGGCAAGAATATCGGAACCCAGTGCCAGAAATATGAAGGGCGGGTTCCGTCATGACCCCTATCAATCGGGTCATCTCCACACGCCCGCTCACAAAAGAGCGTTTTTAGGGGCACACGCAAAGGCCCCCATCATCTACATCGACGAACTCAAGACCCTGATCAAGACAGGGTACATGTCTGACCTCCTGGAAATCATGCAAAACAAGCGGTTTGTTCTGGAAGGTGGAAGATCTACCGGAAGCGGTGCAGCGGACCGATCGGAGGACAGCCTCAAGGCGGATAACATTATTATTGCATGTTGCAATCACGATACCCTGGCCTATCTGAGGAAAGAAGGCGATGGGGCTTTCATGAGCCGCATTGAGGACCGTGGGGAGGTCATTCAAATGGAAAGCGCCGTACCCGAAACCCCGGAAAACATCATGCAGGTGGCCAGGTACATCAAACAGGAGACAATTGATCTGGGCAGGGAATTTGAGAACGCATGGGGGGAGGTGTTGAAGAAAGAGGGGCATGACGGCGTCCGGGAGCGGTGCGAAAAGATTATCGGGAAATCCCTTCCTCCTGATTACAGACTGGAACAGCGGGATTTCTCCAGGGGGGCTGTTCTTGAGATCATCAAAGAACTCCGCTCCAGGGCCTCGGACAGGAAATTGAGTGCTATACTGAGACCCATCAACGGTATCATCAAGACCGCTGAATTCGAGGCCATCCTTAAGAATTCGCCCCTGGTTGAGGCATCTCATGTCAGAACCGCTCTCAACACCCACATGAGTCTCGAAGGGGCCCTGTCAAAAGAGATCTTTGAGAGCAGGAAAGATCTCAAAAAGTATATTACCTCCATGACAGATGCCGTTGGTTACGTGGTGGGCCTTGCCGTCATACGCTCCATTTCGAGCGGCGAGACTCACGGTATGCCCCTGCCCATCCATTGTCAGATCAATGGGGGGGCCGCCGATACCATGGTGGCCCCGGGAAATCTGGGCGATATTGCCAAGGCCGCATGCCAGAATGTGCGGGCCTCCATCAAGAAGGTGCTGGAAAAGGCAGGGGCCCCTTATGTGGGATATGAAATGTATGTGGATTATATTCAAGCTCATGGCGGCGTAGAAGGTGACAGTGCATCCATTGCCATCGATATAGCCCTTATCTCAGATTATCTGGGCCAGCCCGTGAATCAGAAATTCGGCGTGACCGGGTCATTGACCGGCGAAATCATCCTGGCCGTAGGAGGGGTAACGGAAAAGATCCGGTCCATTATGGACCCATCCCTTGGCATGGAGGGGGCATGTATCCCCTGGCAGAACAGGCATGACGTGGAACCGCTTTTGATCAACACCGGGTTTGAGTCTATTCGGGAGAGCGGGATTCCCGGGATCAGGATCTTCCGAAACCAAGGGGATAAACATCCTTTTGACATCTATTTCTGTAAGACAAAATATAATGCCTACCAGATCATGATGGGTCTCGGTAGGGAAGAGGTGAAAAGGCGAATGGCAGAGCGCAGCAAGAGAGACTGGGCATGCTCTCAGGCCATGACGCACCATTGA
- a CDS encoding response regulator, translated as MESRILVVDDEKEILDTLAEFMADLGYQADFADAVDAALVLMKKNEYDVFLLDKNMPDNKNNKEGGMSLLRYAKENMPGTEVIMMTGYGTVESAVEAMKLGAFDYITKPISLKDVKLKIDRILDYKRFINSEDTLRTYKILHNQLLSSLVNLDNLPEDQLEKILRTLGARIDQVFGLQKDYETIIEAQADALEKIQEYVEHLKEAVPTESPYYVLIDKIIEASNKRITARQDT; from the coding sequence ATGGAATCAAGAATACTTGTGGTAGATGATGAAAAGGAGATTCTGGATACGCTTGCCGAATTTATGGCGGATCTGGGGTACCAGGCGGACTTTGCGGACGCAGTGGACGCGGCATTGGTCTTGATGAAGAAAAATGAATATGATGTTTTCCTGCTCGACAAGAATATGCCTGACAACAAAAATAATAAGGAAGGAGGAATGAGCCTCCTCAGATATGCCAAAGAGAATATGCCCGGGACCGAAGTCATTATGATGACCGGGTATGGCACTGTTGAAAGCGCAGTGGAGGCCATGAAACTCGGGGCATTTGATTACATCACAAAGCCGATCTCACTCAAGGATGTAAAACTGAAAATCGACAGAATATTGGATTACAAACGCTTCATCAATTCAGAAGACACCCTTCGGACCTATAAAATACTTCATAATCAGCTTTTGAGTTCTCTGGTGAACCTGGATAACCTTCCGGAGGATCAACTGGAGAAGATACTGAGAACCCTGGGAGCGAGGATCGATCAGGTGTTTGGACTCCAAAAGGATTATGAAACCATCATAGAGGCCCAGGCGGACGCACTCGAAAAGATTCAGGAGTATGTAGAGCACTTGAAAGAGGCTGTTCCCACTGAGAGTCCTTATTATGTATTGATCGATAAGATCATTGAAGCATCCAACAAGCGAATTACGGCTCGGCAGGACACCTAA
- a CDS encoding SRPBCC family protein — protein MKVINVHERELKAGREQVGALIDSLASEDDRLWPNHSWPRMKLDRPLSIGAKGGHGPIKYYVEEYDPGQSVKFRFTYPKGFNGFHRYEVVKRTQQSVVLRHTIEMSLHGSACLTWPLFIRSLHDALLEDALATAQASLGMIPQIRAWSPWVKVVRWITSGGKAPSQIPPDILFHRSAKYRAR, from the coding sequence ATGAAAGTAATCAATGTTCACGAACGCGAACTCAAAGCCGGTCGCGAGCAGGTGGGGGCGCTCATTGACTCACTCGCCTCAGAGGATGACCGCCTGTGGCCGAACCATTCATGGCCCCGCATGAAACTCGATCGTCCGCTCAGCATCGGTGCAAAAGGCGGACATGGTCCCATCAAATATTATGTTGAGGAATACGACCCCGGACAATCCGTCAAATTTCGCTTCACCTACCCAAAAGGATTTAATGGATTTCACCGATACGAGGTTGTGAAGCGGACGCAACAGTCTGTGGTATTGCGGCACACCATAGAGATGTCATTGCACGGCTCCGCCTGTTTGACCTGGCCGCTATTTATCAGGTCTCTGCATGATGCATTGCTTGAGGACGCTCTTGCCACTGCTCAGGCGTCGCTTGGAATGATTCCGCAAATCCGGGCGTGGTCGCCCTGGGTAAAAGTGGTTCGATGGATAACTTCCGGTGGTAAAGCACCGTCACAGATTCCCCCCGACATCCTTTTTCACCGGAGCGCAAAATACCGCGCCCGCTGA
- a CDS encoding chemotaxis protein CheR, with the protein MGNNTDITMSQYRELSRLVYTASGIYLPESKLGLLKARIAKRLRILRIDTANEYISLVRQDAHEFRNFIDAITTNHTFFFRENGHFEFILKHIDKSRHLNIWSAACSTGEEPYSLAVQLVDNAYDFHLYASDISDSVLKIAKTGIYPKERAQRVPLPILRKYFQQGRNEWKDYVKVRGEVKKFTTFGKHNLLSDSSRQQFDIIFCRNVMIYFDNETRQKVVLNLCRALRAKGYLFVGMSESLRGIEHGLKHVSPGVYRS; encoded by the coding sequence TTGGGCAATAACACAGATATTACAATGAGCCAGTACAGAGAGTTGTCCCGGCTGGTATACACCGCATCAGGCATATACCTGCCGGAGAGCAAGCTTGGACTGCTCAAGGCCAGGATTGCCAAACGACTGAGAATCTTGCGTATCGATACCGCAAATGAATACATCTCGCTCGTCAGACAAGATGCTCATGAGTTTAGAAACTTCATTGACGCCATCACGACCAATCACACCTTTTTTTTCAGAGAAAACGGTCACTTCGAATTCATATTGAAGCATATTGACAAATCCAGGCACCTGAATATCTGGAGTGCGGCCTGCTCCACCGGGGAGGAGCCCTATTCACTGGCGGTTCAGCTGGTGGATAATGCATATGACTTTCATCTTTATGCCTCGGATATCTCCGACTCTGTCCTAAAGATTGCAAAAACCGGCATCTACCCTAAAGAAAGAGCACAAAGGGTCCCGCTGCCGATACTCCGCAAATATTTTCAACAGGGCCGCAATGAGTGGAAAGACTATGTGAAGGTGCGTGGTGAGGTGAAAAAATTTACAACATTCGGGAAGCATAATTTACTCAGCGATTCATCTCGCCAACAGTTCGACATCATATTCTGCAGAAACGTGATGATCTATTTTGACAATGAGACCCGGCAGAAGGTGGTGCTAAACCTTTGCCGGGCATTAAGAGCCAAAGGCTATCTTTTCGTCGGGATGTCTGAAAGCCTTCGAGGGATAGAACATGGGCTCAAACATGTGTCGCCGGGTGTTTATAGAAGCTGA
- a CDS encoding sigma-54 dependent transcriptional regulator yields MELNGIIGESNEIQEVLKVAEKVAASDSTILIYGETGTGKGLTAKAIHLNSQRARKAFVSINCGAIPANLLESELFGHVRGAFTGAFKNKTGKFEQADKGTIFLDEIGDMSPDLQVKILRVLEESEFERVGGNDTLRVDIRIIAATHRNLEDRVEKGLFREDLFYRLCVIPLSLPPLRCRRQDVPLLAEHFLQVINEKNEYRLEGFSKQALDVLSAYPWPGNVRELKNLVERLAVLKQEGTIEAYDLPGRIRGSIEIQMEEPPIGISDEGICLNTAVSEFEKALILQSLQKAKGVKNEAAKLLNLKRTTLVEKIKRYHLDSYELAGTRHAG; encoded by the coding sequence ATGGAACTTAACGGGATTATTGGAGAAAGCAACGAAATCCAGGAAGTTCTAAAGGTCGCTGAAAAGGTGGCGGCCAGCGACAGTACGATCTTGATTTACGGGGAGACCGGAACAGGCAAAGGGTTGACGGCCAAGGCCATCCATCTAAACTCTCAAAGGGCCCGCAAGGCCTTTGTTTCCATCAATTGCGGGGCGATTCCGGCGAATCTTCTGGAAAGTGAGCTGTTCGGGCACGTCCGCGGTGCTTTTACCGGGGCCTTCAAGAATAAGACCGGCAAGTTCGAGCAGGCGGACAAAGGGACCATCTTTCTGGATGAAATCGGCGATATGAGTCCTGATCTTCAGGTCAAGATATTGAGGGTCCTGGAAGAGAGCGAGTTTGAAAGGGTCGGAGGCAATGACACCCTGCGGGTGGACATCAGGATCATTGCCGCAACCCATCGAAATCTTGAAGATCGGGTGGAAAAAGGGCTGTTTCGGGAAGATCTCTTCTACAGACTGTGCGTCATCCCGCTGTCCCTGCCACCGCTCCGGTGCCGAAGGCAGGACGTTCCCCTTCTGGCCGAACATTTTCTCCAGGTCATCAACGAAAAAAATGAATATAGGCTCGAAGGATTTTCCAAACAGGCCTTAGATGTTCTATCTGCCTACCCGTGGCCCGGAAACGTCAGGGAACTCAAAAATCTGGTCGAAAGGCTGGCGGTCTTGAAGCAGGAGGGGACAATAGAGGCATACGATCTGCCCGGCAGGATACGCGGGTCTATTGAAATCCAGATGGAAGAACCGCCAATCGGCATTTCAGATGAAGGGATATGCCTCAATACGGCGGTCAGCGAATTTGAAAAGGCACTGATCCTCCAGTCATTGCAGAAGGCCAAAGGGGTAAAGAATGAGGCGGCCAAACTATTGAACCTGAAGCGGACCACGCTTGTTGAAAAGATCAAGCGGTACCACCTGGATTCCTATGAATTGGCGGGGACCAGGCATGCGGGATAG
- a CDS encoding chemotaxis response regulator protein-glutamate methylesterase, translating to MKKNIRVLIVDDSAVVRKVLSETLSRQRGIEVIGTAPDPYVARDKIVTLNPDVITLDIEMPRMDGITFLKKLMKFYPIPVIIVSSLTPKGGRVAMEALSIGALEVVSKPSTAYSVGDMGIQLSNKIRAVANVNMKAKMAERAFTAPPKAVLGSRAMTATTNKIIAIGASTGGTEAIKTVLMGLPFNSPGVVVVQHMPAKFTTSFAERLNSLCDLSVKEAGDGDTVTNGCALIAPGNFHMLLKRSGARYYVRVKEGPMIHHQRPSVDVLFNSVADYAGANALGIILTGMGADGADGLLKMKQAGAKTLAQDEKSCVVFGMPKEAIERGAVDKVMGLDKIAQTALNLIQSP from the coding sequence ATGAAAAAAAACATCAGGGTATTGATTGTTGATGATTCAGCCGTTGTGAGAAAGGTATTATCGGAGACCCTGTCGCGCCAAAGGGGAATCGAGGTCATCGGCACGGCGCCCGATCCATATGTGGCCAGGGACAAGATTGTCACATTGAATCCGGATGTCATCACCTTAGATATCGAAATGCCGCGCATGGACGGGATCACCTTTCTCAAGAAATTAATGAAATTCTATCCGATTCCCGTCATTATCGTCAGCTCGCTTACCCCGAAAGGGGGAAGAGTGGCCATGGAGGCCCTCTCTATCGGCGCCCTTGAGGTGGTTTCAAAGCCGTCCACCGCCTATTCCGTGGGGGACATGGGTATTCAGTTATCCAATAAAATCCGGGCCGTGGCCAATGTCAACATGAAGGCGAAAATGGCTGAAAGGGCGTTCACCGCCCCCCCCAAAGCAGTGTTGGGTTCGCGCGCCATGACGGCCACGACCAATAAGATTATTGCCATAGGGGCGTCCACGGGCGGGACCGAGGCGATTAAGACCGTCCTGATGGGCCTCCCTTTCAACTCACCGGGAGTGGTCGTGGTTCAGCACATGCCGGCCAAGTTCACCACCTCTTTTGCTGAAAGGCTCAACTCCCTGTGCGACCTGTCGGTCAAGGAGGCTGGCGACGGAGACACCGTCACCAATGGGTGCGCCCTGATTGCACCGGGGAATTTTCACATGCTGCTCAAACGGAGCGGCGCCAGATATTATGTAAGGGTCAAGGAGGGCCCGATGATCCACCACCAGAGACCCTCGGTTGACGTCCTTTTCAATTCAGTGGCGGATTATGCCGGCGCAAACGCCCTCGGCATCATTCTTACAGGGATGGGGGCGGACGGTGCGGACGGGCTGTTGAAGATGAAACAGGCAGGGGCCAAGACCCTGGCCCAGGACGAAAAGAGCTGCGTCGTATTCGGCATGCCCAAGGAGGCTATTGAGCGCGGCGCCGTAGACAAGGTGATGGGGCTGGACAAAATTGCCCAGACAGCGCTCAATCTGATTCAATCACCTTAG
- a CDS encoding cyclic nucleotide-binding domain-containing protein → MSKPDMADYRREIAKGDVLLREGDVDTRFFLLQKGSLDIFVRGKKINTIEAKTGQDFVGEIGAILGTPRTATVVAATDCVVLCLPRIEIEAVISASPTLGVKLIQSLCYKLINSASALAEFQ, encoded by the coding sequence ATGAGCAAACCGGACATGGCGGACTACCGCCGGGAAATCGCAAAGGGGGATGTCCTTCTTCGGGAAGGAGACGTTGACACCCGGTTTTTTCTTCTTCAGAAGGGATCCTTGGATATCTTTGTCCGGGGAAAGAAGATAAACACGATCGAGGCCAAGACCGGTCAGGATTTCGTGGGCGAGATCGGTGCTATCCTCGGCACCCCCCGGACAGCCACGGTTGTGGCGGCCACTGATTGCGTGGTCCTGTGTCTTCCCAGGATCGAGATAGAAGCGGTCATCAGCGCATCCCCCACCCTCGGCGTCAAGCTGATACAGTCCCTGTGCTATAAACTGATCAACAGCGCTTCCGCCCTTGCCGAATTTCAGTGA
- a CDS encoding PAS domain S-box protein, with amino-acid sequence MSKEKDDRLDLKETGDVTPWSEDLFGPFAHFACDWNGWLGSDGKPAHVTPSCRQLTGYDRREFLENPNLITDIIHREDREQILNHFNEDFTIKEAFQKEFRIVRKDGDVRWIRHICRPVYSREGKWLGRYYSNRDISDYKFSENALIQSEEKYRNIVESSNDGICIIQNDIIRFSNKRLADMIGFAREEILETPFFDHVHPDELTSVVESYERFVSGEKEDQRFETVLFNPNGTPLDVELSISPTFHENQRAALIMVRDITGLKQIEKEKRELEKILQQTQRMEAIGTLAGGIAHEFNNILWIISANTEYALEILKDGGAVINNLQRIERACSRAADLVGQILSFSRQQQHAPKPLDMRAIVKETLKFMRASLPKTIEINPQIAGDLRMVMADPTQLHQVVTNLCTNAFYAMREAGGILEVSLDNIDAGETSSFPVGMAPGKYVRLRVKDTGIGMEPEVMKRVFEPFFTTRQPGEGAGLGLSVVYGIVESYHGAVTVGSRPGEGSVFEVFLPVIEEKSEAETRRPRPIPTGKERILFVDDEKEIADITREVLESLGYRVHVENNPAKALKVFGKRSDEFSLVITDMTMPGMTGEVLARKLIDIRADIPIIICTGYGEVIGEARTREMGVREILRKPATIGTVAETVRRVLDKK; translated from the coding sequence ATGTCCAAAGAAAAAGACGACCGATTGGATCTAAAGGAGACCGGCGACGTAACCCCTTGGAGCGAAGACCTATTCGGCCCTTTTGCCCATTTTGCCTGTGATTGGAATGGGTGGCTTGGATCTGATGGAAAACCTGCACATGTCACGCCTTCGTGCAGGCAACTCACCGGATATGATCGCAGGGAGTTCCTGGAGAACCCGAATCTGATTACCGATATCATTCACAGGGAAGACAGGGAACAAATCCTTAATCACTTTAATGAGGATTTCACCATTAAGGAGGCGTTTCAGAAGGAATTCCGGATTGTCCGAAAAGATGGGGACGTGCGATGGATAAGGCACATCTGCAGACCGGTTTACAGCCGGGAAGGGAAGTGGCTGGGAAGGTATTACAGCAATAGGGATATTTCAGATTATAAATTCTCAGAAAATGCGCTTATCCAAAGCGAGGAGAAATATCGCAATATCGTTGAAAGCTCCAACGACGGCATTTGCATTATTCAGAATGATATCATCCGATTCAGCAATAAACGATTGGCCGACATGATCGGATTTGCGCGAGAGGAAATCCTTGAAACCCCCTTTTTCGATCATGTTCATCCGGATGAATTGACCAGCGTTGTGGAATCCTACGAGCGGTTTGTTTCGGGGGAAAAGGAAGATCAGAGATTTGAAACCGTGCTGTTTAACCCGAATGGGACTCCCCTGGATGTGGAGTTAAGCATCTCTCCCACCTTTCACGAAAATCAGCGGGCCGCCCTCATTATGGTTCGGGACATCACCGGACTCAAACAGATAGAAAAAGAAAAGAGAGAACTTGAAAAAATTCTGCAACAGACTCAGCGGATGGAGGCCATCGGAACCCTCGCAGGCGGTATTGCCCATGAGTTCAACAATATTCTCTGGATTATCTCGGCCAATACGGAATACGCGCTCGAAATTCTCAAGGACGGCGGCGCGGTAATCAACAACCTGCAGAGAATAGAAAGGGCCTGTTCCCGCGCAGCGGATCTGGTGGGCCAGATCCTCAGTTTCAGCCGCCAGCAACAGCATGCCCCAAAGCCGCTGGATATGAGGGCTATTGTTAAGGAGACCTTGAAATTCATGAGGGCCTCCCTGCCGAAGACCATTGAAATCAATCCTCAGATCGCCGGCGATCTCCGGATGGTGATGGCCGATCCCACACAACTGCATCAGGTGGTCACGAACCTGTGCACCAATGCGTTTTATGCCATGCGGGAAGCAGGGGGTATTCTTGAGGTGAGTCTTGATAATATAGACGCAGGGGAAACGTCGTCCTTTCCGGTGGGCATGGCGCCGGGAAAATATGTCAGACTGCGGGTCAAAGATACGGGCATCGGCATGGAGCCGGAGGTCATGAAGCGTGTGTTTGAACCGTTTTTTACCACCAGACAGCCTGGCGAGGGCGCTGGCTTGGGCCTGTCGGTGGTGTATGGGATTGTTGAAAGCTATCATGGCGCGGTGACCGTGGGCAGCAGGCCGGGTGAGGGGTCTGTCTTTGAGGTTTTTCTGCCTGTTATCGAAGAGAAATCCGAGGCTGAGACCCGGCGGCCCCGACCGATTCCCACCGGAAAGGAACGAATTCTCTTTGTGGACGACGAAAAGGAGATTGCCGATATTACCCGGGAGGTGCTGGAAAGCCTCGGCTACCGCGTACATGTGGAGAACAATCCGGCGAAGGCACTCAAGGTGTTCGGGAAGCGGTCTGATGAATTTAGTCTGGTGATCACGGATATGACCATGCCCGGTATGACCGGGGAGGTATTGGCCAGAAAATTGATCGATATCCGGGCTGATATCCCCATCATTATCTGCACGGGATACGGGGAGGTTATCGGCGAAGCCCGGACCAGGGAGATGGGCGTACGGGAGATTCTTCGAAAGCCGGCCACCATCGGTACTGTTGCCGAAACCGTTCGAAGGGTGCTGGATAAAAAGTAG
- a CDS encoding PAS domain S-box protein produces the protein MPKKPTYEELQRQVLELQSAELDRRRMEALLRDEVVRWRLLFDQSRDGIVILDQNGKVYEANKRYAEILGYSLEEMHQLHVWNWDIVFTREQLIEMIREVDDSGAHFETQQRRKDGTIVDIELSNNGAVYRGRKLVFCICRDITDRKRAENERIRLIKELQEALAEIKTLRGILPICSYCKKIRNDKGYWEQIEVYFKKHSKAEFSHGLCPACAKKFYPDFFDQEE, from the coding sequence ATGCCAAAAAAGCCCACCTATGAAGAATTACAAAGGCAAGTTCTGGAGTTGCAGAGTGCTGAGCTTGATCGCCGGAGGATGGAAGCGCTCCTCAGGGATGAAGTCGTACGCTGGCGCCTTCTGTTTGACCAATCAAGAGATGGGATTGTTATCCTTGACCAAAATGGAAAGGTGTATGAGGCGAATAAGCGATATGCGGAGATCCTCGGTTACTCCTTGGAAGAAATGCATCAGCTTCATGTATGGAACTGGGACATTGTATTTACGCGGGAACAACTCATAGAAATGATCCGGGAAGTCGATGATTCAGGGGCTCACTTCGAGACGCAACAACGTCGCAAAGACGGCACCATCGTCGATATAGAACTCAGCAATAATGGGGCGGTTTACAGGGGCCGAAAGCTGGTATTCTGTATATGCAGGGACATCACGGATCGCAAACGAGCGGAGAATGAACGGATTAGACTCATTAAAGAGCTTCAGGAAGCTTTAGCAGAGATCAAAACGTTAAGAGGCATACTGCCCATTTGCTCTTATTGCAAGAAGATTAGAAATGATAAAGGGTACTGGGAGCAAATTGAAGTATATTTTAAAAAACATTCAAAAGCAGAATTCAGCCACGGCCTATGCCCGGCATGCGCTAAAAAATTTTACCCGGATTTCTTTGATCAGGAAGAATGA